Proteins from one Cellulosilyticum lentocellum DSM 5427 genomic window:
- a CDS encoding ABC transporter substrate-binding protein: MKKKLFTLLLTTAMASSLLAGCGGNQTKTDEPAASPSTAPSASAEAEKDTSSLAGTTISVYTHGGNRVLGEEKKDDAGNTYRDESTAILKHLAEKFTQETGINVELNVITNESEIEPLFKVEDDSVDVFTAPNWSLEQWAAYTEPYCTVEEAAELYGDYAYAMPNDEKNIFSIMPGKAYNQAVVYNEEVLKSVGYDAIPATQAEFEEMCEKIRAAGITPISIHRVENWPLATLNDFAAYVSGVPNAFESMLKSDTPFSETEPVGKTIKMYTEWKAKGFFEPEVYTDFGVAMDSVAYGKAAMMLFGSWVVPQIQGRVPAGTDPSIIKFAPAPDFGSGRYVLAAPADNWAISKFSKNKEAARAFIEYVSEDAQFIADSGYIANKKGVTPVVPELYSIIDQMVESGEAIAMMQPAQTQNTINNQNVLTEANLWADYKYAGLLFDALDVTKPDDWTAYNKQVEAQNKAYVEYRDELGVSWQE, encoded by the coding sequence ATGAAAAAGAAATTATTTACCTTATTGTTAACGACAGCTATGGCATCATCTTTACTTGCAGGTTGTGGTGGCAACCAAACAAAAACTGACGAACCAGCAGCATCACCTTCCACAGCTCCAAGCGCATCAGCTGAAGCAGAAAAAGATACCTCTTCTCTTGCAGGAACAACTATCAGTGTTTATACTCACGGGGGAAATAGAGTTCTAGGAGAAGAAAAGAAAGATGATGCAGGTAATACTTACCGTGATGAATCTACAGCTATCTTAAAACATTTAGCTGAGAAATTCACACAAGAAACAGGTATTAATGTTGAATTAAATGTAATTACTAATGAAAGTGAAATTGAGCCTTTATTTAAAGTTGAAGATGACAGTGTTGATGTTTTCACAGCTCCTAACTGGAGTTTAGAGCAATGGGCTGCTTACACAGAACCATATTGTACAGTTGAAGAAGCAGCAGAGTTATATGGTGACTATGCATATGCAATGCCTAATGATGAGAAAAACATCTTTAGTATCATGCCAGGTAAAGCATATAACCAAGCTGTAGTATATAATGAAGAAGTATTAAAATCAGTAGGTTATGATGCTATTCCAGCAACACAAGCTGAATTTGAAGAAATGTGTGAAAAAATTCGTGCAGCAGGCATCACACCAATTTCTATACATAGAGTTGAAAACTGGCCTTTAGCTACTCTTAATGACTTTGCAGCTTATGTATCTGGTGTTCCAAATGCATTCGAATCAATGTTAAAGAGTGATACACCATTTAGTGAAACAGAACCAGTTGGAAAAACAATTAAAATGTATACAGAGTGGAAAGCAAAAGGTTTCTTTGAACCAGAAGTTTATACAGACTTTGGTGTTGCAATGGACTCTGTAGCTTATGGTAAAGCAGCTATGATGTTATTCGGTTCTTGGGTAGTGCCTCAAATTCAAGGTCGTGTACCAGCAGGAACAGATCCTTCTATCATTAAATTCGCACCAGCTCCTGACTTTGGAAGTGGTCGTTATGTATTAGCAGCACCAGCAGATAACTGGGCTATCAGCAAATTCTCTAAAAACAAAGAAGCAGCAAGAGCATTTATTGAGTATGTATCTGAAGATGCACAATTTATAGCAGACAGTGGATACATTGCAAACAAAAAAGGTGTTACTCCTGTAGTACCAGAACTTTATAGCATTATCGATCAAATGGTAGAATCTGGTGAAGCTATAGCAATGATGCAACCAGCACAAACTCAAAACACAATCAATAACCAAAATGTATTAACAGAAGCAAACTTATGGGCAGATTATAAATATGCAGGTTTATTATTTGATGCATTAGACGTAACAAAACCAGATGATTGGACAGCATACAACAAACAAGTAGAAGCACAAAATAAAGCTTATGTTGAATATAGAGATGAATTAGGAGTATCTTGGCAAGAATAG
- a CDS encoding DMT family transporter: MTNTKNIPKGIGDLLLLITAIVWGGGFIGVSKSLDTLSPFYMIAIRFAIASVLMIILFWKKFKAIKKEDLLPGCMIGTFLFLGFTFQTVGALYISVGKLSFLTALNVIIVPFLTFVVFKQHIKKYNLIAGLIAVVGFGFLNLNQEAGFSIGVGELLGILCAVFFAAHITVLGQYADKMDAIVLAILQMITCCVLGFICALLFEEPPKAITMEMAIPVVYLGVFSSFCAFLCQTIGQKYTSASRAAIILCMESVFGTALSVLILKEALTLQMIIGATLILAAVITAEYMHVRSEKSETAKEQLIINNE, encoded by the coding sequence ATGACTAATACAAAGAATATACCTAAAGGCATAGGAGATTTACTCCTTTTAATAACAGCAATTGTATGGGGTGGAGGGTTTATAGGTGTATCTAAATCTCTAGATACCTTATCACCTTTTTATATGATAGCGATTCGTTTTGCTATCGCAAGTGTTTTGATGATTATATTATTTTGGAAGAAATTTAAAGCGATTAAAAAAGAGGACCTCTTACCTGGCTGTATGATTGGTACCTTTTTATTTTTAGGTTTTACCTTTCAAACAGTGGGAGCTCTTTATATTAGTGTAGGAAAATTATCCTTTTTAACTGCATTAAATGTTATTATTGTTCCTTTTCTTACTTTTGTTGTATTTAAACAACATATTAAAAAATACAACCTTATAGCAGGATTAATTGCTGTAGTTGGCTTTGGTTTTTTAAATTTAAATCAAGAAGCAGGTTTTAGCATTGGTGTTGGAGAGCTTTTAGGCATTTTATGTGCCGTATTTTTCGCAGCTCACATTACTGTATTAGGTCAGTATGCAGATAAAATGGATGCCATTGTATTAGCTATTTTACAAATGATTACTTGCTGCGTTTTAGGCTTTATTTGTGCCTTATTATTTGAAGAGCCGCCTAAGGCCATTACTATGGAAATGGCTATACCTGTTGTTTATTTAGGTGTATTTAGTAGCTTTTGTGCGTTTCTTTGCCAAACGATAGGGCAAAAATATACTTCAGCTTCAAGAGCAGCTATTATTTTATGTATGGAATCTGTATTTGGGACAGCATTATCTGTACTTATTTTAAAAGAAGCATTAACACTTCAAATGATTATAGGAGCTACTCTGATTTTGGCTGCTGTAATAACAGCTGAGTATATGCATGTGAGAAGTGAAAAATCGGAAACAGCTAAAGAACAATTAATAATTAATAATGAATAA
- a CDS encoding QueT transporter family protein, producing MMKTKITTKQLVQIALVAAIYAALTGLFMTISFTPLQLRLSEIMVFLAYFNPLATIGLTLGCFLANLLFSPTPVLDCIFGTLATLISVGAISYTAKIFKGSKKGIWVASIWPVVFNAIIVGAMLYFAGFSLPSEHGAVVALISSMASVGLGEFIVVMVMGIPVTLLVMNKYKKAIGQFLQA from the coding sequence ATGATGAAAACAAAGATTACTACCAAACAGCTTGTGCAAATAGCTTTAGTAGCAGCTATTTATGCCGCATTAACAGGATTATTTATGACTATTAGCTTTACACCACTTCAGCTACGTTTATCAGAGATTATGGTATTTTTAGCTTATTTCAATCCGCTTGCTACAATTGGTTTAACTTTAGGATGCTTTTTAGCTAATCTTTTATTTTCACCAACACCTGTGCTGGATTGTATCTTTGGTACTTTAGCAACTTTAATAAGCGTAGGTGCTATCAGCTACACAGCTAAAATCTTCAAGGGTAGTAAGAAAGGTATTTGGGTTGCTTCTATCTGGCCAGTAGTATTTAATGCCATTATTGTAGGTGCAATGCTTTACTTCGCAGGCTTTAGTCTGCCAAGTGAACACGGGGCAGTAGTAGCGCTAATTTCATCCATGGCAAGTGTAGGCCTTGGTGAATTTATAGTCGTTATGGTAATGGGTATTCCTGTCACACTACTAGTTATGAATAAATATAAAAAAGCAATTGGCCAATTTTTACAAGCATAA
- a CDS encoding methyl-accepting chemotaxis protein codes for MNHFKLSQLKLSRKLMLMFVLVSLIPMVLMGIFSTSSAKQSLTDLQELLLNKQLSTNIQVANRYLYNAYGDIALKDNVLVTSSGEPITSEDEMIETLGEDLDVYATLFVKNSEGFMRVNTNVLNEQGEKAINTYLDTSSAAYSTVNSGEEYVGYAKILDENYFTIYEPLKDSNGTIIGILFLGVATKDSLAVISSSIQSSTLSIAIGIIFTCLLGLIIAILLSRSITKPIQIVINHAKKIASYEIGESLPDTYITRPDEVGDLARATIDIQDNLKNMVQEIKGVSKMVADSSTQLSVNSSETSVATDEIARSTTEIAQGASDQASSTTEGLNKLKDLGDLLDQDSHSVDALNELSEKISALTTTGLSIIETLTAKTSESNAHVSDVYASIMKTNESSSQIGEVSNLITSISSQTNLLALNASIEAARAGEHGRGFAVVAEEIRKLAEQTAASTKMIDALVVTLQADASNAVATTSKVKETLAIQSESVITTETKYKEIANAIQESTKMAELLHHSSELLTTKKNELYETMHDLALVAQSNAAATEEASACIEEQSASILELLNSSKTLAELSHSLHKLIERFKL; via the coding sequence ATGAATCATTTTAAACTTTCTCAGTTAAAGCTAAGCCGCAAACTTATGCTCATGTTTGTGCTAGTTAGCTTAATTCCGATGGTACTCATGGGGATATTCTCTACTTCTAGTGCCAAACAATCGCTTACCGACCTTCAGGAACTTTTACTTAATAAGCAACTCAGTACTAATATTCAAGTAGCAAACCGTTATTTATATAATGCTTATGGAGATATTGCTCTTAAGGATAATGTTCTAGTTACTTCTTCTGGTGAGCCTATTACGTCTGAAGATGAAATGATCGAAACTTTAGGAGAAGACTTAGATGTATATGCTACTTTATTTGTCAAAAATAGTGAAGGTTTCATGCGAGTAAATACTAATGTATTAAATGAGCAAGGTGAAAAAGCAATCAATACCTATTTAGATACTTCTAGTGCTGCTTATAGTACAGTGAATAGTGGTGAAGAATATGTCGGCTATGCAAAGATATTAGATGAGAATTACTTTACTATTTATGAACCTCTAAAAGATTCTAATGGTACTATAATTGGTATCCTTTTTCTAGGTGTTGCAACTAAAGATTCTTTGGCTGTCATTAGCAGTAGTATCCAATCTTCTACTTTATCCATTGCTATCGGTATTATATTTACCTGTTTATTAGGTCTTATTATTGCAATTCTTCTATCTAGATCTATTACAAAACCTATTCAAATTGTCATTAATCATGCTAAGAAAATTGCTAGTTATGAAATTGGCGAAAGCTTACCTGATACATATATCACACGCCCAGATGAAGTCGGTGATTTAGCACGGGCAACAATAGATATTCAAGATAACCTAAAAAATATGGTTCAAGAAATTAAAGGTGTTTCTAAAATGGTAGCTGACTCTTCTACTCAGCTTAGTGTCAACTCTTCTGAAACCTCTGTTGCTACTGATGAAATTGCACGTTCTACTACAGAAATTGCTCAAGGTGCTTCAGACCAAGCTAGTAGCACCACTGAAGGTTTAAATAAACTTAAAGATTTAGGAGATTTATTGGACCAAGATAGCCACAGTGTTGATGCTCTTAATGAACTCTCTGAAAAGATTTCTGCCCTTACTACTACTGGCTTAAGTATTATTGAAACCCTGACTGCTAAGACTAGCGAAAGTAATGCTCATGTTTCCGATGTATATGCTAGCATCATGAAAACTAACGAAAGCTCTTCTCAGATTGGTGAAGTTAGTAATTTAATTACCAGTATTTCTTCTCAGACGAATTTACTAGCCCTTAATGCTTCGATTGAAGCAGCCAGAGCTGGTGAACACGGCCGCGGCTTTGCTGTAGTTGCTGAAGAAATTCGTAAATTAGCAGAACAAACAGCTGCCTCTACAAAAATGATTGATGCCTTGGTAGTCACTCTTCAAGCTGATGCTAGTAATGCTGTAGCCACTACTAGCAAAGTAAAAGAAACCCTGGCTATTCAATCAGAAAGTGTTATCACTACAGAAACTAAATATAAAGAAATCGCTAATGCCATTCAGGAATCTACAAAAATGGCTGAACTCCTACATCATTCTAGCGAGCTACTAACTACTAAGAAAAATGAACTTTATGAAACCATGCATGATCTAGCTTTGGTAGCTCAATCTAATGCCGCTGCCACTGAGGAAGCATCTGCCTGTATAGAAGAACAATCTGCTTCTATTCTAGAATTACTTAACTCTAGTAAGACCCTAGCTGAACTTTCTCACTCTCTCCATAAATTAATTGAACGATTCAAACTTTAA
- the secA gene encoding preprotein translocase subunit SecA — protein sequence MKIIDKIFGTHSQRELKRIEPIVAKVESYDEAMQKLSDDELKHKTVEFKERLEKGETLDDILPEAYAVCREASWRVLGKKHFRVQIMGGIILHNGRIAEMRTGEGKTLVGMLPAYLNALEGKGVHVVTVNDYLAQRDSQEIGQVHNFLGLSVGCILSDMKNDARREAYNNDITYGTNNEFGFDYLRDNMVIYAEEMVQRDLNFAVIDEVDSVLIDEARTPLIISGQGSKSTKLYTSADVFVRRLTKGRLLGEESAMSNLMREEIEEEGDFVVDEKQKTVTLTQDGVKKAEQYFGLDNLADPENMEIQHHINIALKAHNLMHREKDYIINEKGEIIIVDEFTGRLMDGRRYSDGLHQAIEAKEGVEVRKESQTLATITFQNYFNKYAKKSGMTGTALTEEAEFRDIYGMDVIVIPTNMPVLRKDHPDIVFKKEDAKFKAVIEDIKASHAKGQPVLVGTVTIDTSELLSKLLKREGVPHQVLNAKYHAKEAEIIALAGKKGAVTIATNMAGRGTDIQLEEGVQALGGLKIIGTERHESRRIDNQLRGRSGRQGDPGESRFYLALEDDLMRLFTPESTLKMFDALGLPDDEPIEHKILSSAIERAQKKVEGNNFGVRKHLLEYDKIMNEQREIVYGERYKVLKNENLRDNIVTMAKDVISTIVDNATHGIEYAEEWNLPAMLEHLRSVIPVENVNYTKEEQQGLTALALKERLYEEAERLYNAKEEEIGEQLREIERVILLKVIDQKWMDHLDNMDQMKQGVNLQAYGQRDPLVEYRFQSFDIFEEMTENIKLETVRALYHVRIRENVEIKRERVAEPVAVNHQDDSLGAKPIVKKEKVGRNDLCPCGSGKKYKACCGKNE from the coding sequence TTGAAGATAATAGATAAAATTTTTGGGACTCACTCCCAAAGAGAGCTTAAAAGAATTGAACCTATCGTTGCGAAAGTAGAATCGTATGATGAAGCTATGCAAAAGCTTTCAGATGATGAATTAAAGCACAAGACTGTAGAGTTTAAAGAGCGTTTAGAAAAAGGTGAAACCTTAGATGACATTTTACCAGAAGCTTATGCTGTATGTAGAGAAGCTAGCTGGCGTGTACTTGGTAAAAAGCACTTCCGTGTACAAATCATGGGTGGTATTATCCTTCACAATGGGCGTATAGCAGAGATGAGAACTGGTGAAGGTAAGACTTTAGTAGGTATGCTTCCTGCTTATTTAAATGCACTTGAAGGTAAAGGGGTACACGTTGTTACTGTTAACGATTACTTAGCGCAACGTGACTCACAGGAAATTGGACAAGTGCATAATTTCTTAGGACTTTCAGTAGGATGTATCCTTAGTGATATGAAAAATGATGCTAGGCGTGAAGCTTATAACAACGATATTACTTATGGAACTAATAATGAGTTTGGTTTCGATTATCTACGTGATAATATGGTTATTTATGCAGAGGAAATGGTACAAAGAGACCTTAACTTTGCGGTAATAGATGAGGTTGACTCTGTTCTTATCGATGAAGCTAGAACACCACTTATTATTTCAGGACAAGGTTCTAAATCTACTAAGCTTTACACATCAGCTGACGTATTTGTACGTCGCTTAACAAAAGGGCGTCTCTTAGGAGAAGAATCTGCTATGAGTAATCTTATGAGAGAAGAGATTGAAGAAGAAGGGGATTTCGTTGTAGATGAGAAACAAAAGACGGTAACCCTTACTCAGGATGGTGTGAAAAAAGCAGAACAGTATTTTGGACTAGATAACCTAGCAGATCCAGAGAATATGGAAATTCAACATCACATCAATATTGCCCTCAAAGCTCACAACTTAATGCATAGAGAAAAAGACTATATCATTAACGAAAAAGGTGAAATTATTATCGTTGATGAATTTACAGGACGTCTAATGGATGGACGTCGTTACTCAGATGGTCTTCACCAAGCTATTGAAGCAAAAGAAGGCGTAGAAGTTAGAAAAGAAAGTCAAACACTTGCTACTATTACCTTCCAAAACTACTTCAATAAATATGCTAAGAAATCAGGTATGACAGGTACAGCTCTTACAGAAGAAGCTGAGTTTAGAGATATTTATGGTATGGATGTTATTGTTATTCCAACTAATATGCCTGTCTTACGTAAAGATCATCCAGATATCGTATTTAAGAAAGAGGATGCTAAGTTTAAAGCTGTTATTGAAGACATTAAAGCATCTCATGCTAAAGGGCAACCAGTACTTGTTGGTACTGTAACCATTGATACTTCAGAGCTTTTAAGTAAATTACTTAAACGTGAGGGGGTACCACACCAAGTACTTAATGCCAAGTATCATGCAAAAGAAGCTGAAATTATTGCTTTAGCAGGTAAAAAAGGTGCTGTTACCATTGCTACAAACATGGCTGGTCGTGGTACAGATATTCAGCTTGAAGAAGGTGTGCAAGCCTTAGGTGGTCTTAAGATTATTGGTACAGAACGCCATGAATCAAGACGTATTGATAATCAGCTTCGTGGACGTTCAGGACGTCAAGGTGATCCTGGTGAATCTAGATTTTACCTTGCACTTGAAGATGATTTAATGAGATTATTTACACCAGAATCAACACTCAAAATGTTTGATGCACTTGGTCTTCCAGATGATGAGCCAATTGAACATAAAATTCTTTCTTCTGCTATTGAGCGTGCTCAAAAGAAAGTTGAAGGAAATAACTTTGGTGTACGTAAGCATTTATTAGAATATGATAAAATCATGAATGAACAAAGAGAAATCGTTTATGGTGAACGTTATAAAGTACTCAAAAATGAAAACTTACGTGATAACATTGTAACCATGGCTAAAGATGTTATTAGCACAATTGTAGACAACGCAACTCATGGTATTGAATATGCAGAAGAATGGAATCTTCCAGCTATGCTTGAGCATTTACGCAGTGTTATACCAGTAGAAAATGTGAATTATACTAAAGAAGAACAACAAGGTCTTACTGCGCTTGCGTTAAAAGAAAGATTATATGAAGAAGCAGAAAGATTATATAATGCTAAAGAAGAAGAAATAGGCGAACAATTAAGAGAAATTGAACGTGTTATTTTACTTAAAGTAATCGATCAAAAATGGATGGATCATTTAGACAATATGGATCAAATGAAACAAGGTGTTAACCTTCAAGCATATGGTCAGAGAGATCCACTTGTAGAATATCGCTTCCAAAGCTTTGATATTTTCGAGGAAATGACAGAAAATATTAAATTAGAGACAGTAAGAGCACTATATCACGTAAGAATTAGAGAAAACGTAGAGATTAAGCGTGAGCGTGTGGCAGAACCAGTAGCTGTTAATCACCAAGATGATAGCTTAGGTGCAAAACCTATAGTTAAAAAAGAAAAAGTTGGAAGAAATGATCTTTGCCCATGTGGTAGTGGTAAAAAATATAAAGCTTGTTGCGGTAAAAACGAATAA
- the hpf gene encoding ribosome hibernation-promoting factor, HPF/YfiA family → MKYNISGKNIELTAALENAVEEKIVKLDKYFNDSVMAQITLSVEKLSHIIEITIPFNGSVLRAEVEGKNMYNIMDDAVAVIEKQINKYKNRLRDKHRNTVSEFTPSFLEEDENDGVTLKIEKTKKFAIKPMSAEEAVLQMELVGHNFFVYLDGETEEVNVVYKRKNGTYGLIEPVLE, encoded by the coding sequence ATGAAATACAACATTAGTGGAAAAAACATAGAACTAACAGCAGCACTAGAAAATGCAGTGGAGGAGAAAATCGTTAAATTAGATAAATATTTTAATGATAGTGTTATGGCTCAAATTACACTTAGTGTAGAAAAATTAAGTCATATTATTGAGATTACTATTCCTTTTAACGGCTCAGTACTAAGAGCAGAAGTTGAAGGCAAGAATATGTACAATATTATGGATGATGCCGTAGCAGTAATAGAAAAGCAAATCAATAAGTATAAGAATAGATTAAGAGATAAACATAGAAATACAGTTAGTGAGTTCACACCAAGTTTCTTAGAAGAAGATGAAAATGATGGAGTAACACTCAAAATTGAAAAAACAAAGAAATTTGCTATTAAGCCTATGAGTGCAGAGGAAGCAGTACTTCAAATGGAATTAGTTGGACATAATTTCTTTGTATACTTAGATGGTGAAACAGAAGAAGTTAATGTGGTTTACAAGAGAAAAAATGGCACATATGGTCTTATCGAACCTGTATTAGAATAA